The Balneolales bacterium ANBcel1 DNA segment CGGAACGCGTGTTTTACGATATTCGTCACCACTTCATTGACAATCAGCGAAGTGGTTATGGCCTGGTTGATGTTAAGATCCAGGTCGATGCAATCGAACGAGACGGTAATATCGGATTCCGAGGCAATGGTTTCCACAATTCCGGCAATCTGGGCGGCGATATTTTTCTTGAAATCGATTTTCGAGAAGCTGTCCGACTGGTAAAGGTGTTCGTGAATGGAGGCAATGGTTTTAATACGCAGGGAGCTTTCCAGCAGCTTTTCATTAACCACCTGCTGGTCTTCCTGCAGCGCCTGAAGCTGCAACATGCTGGAGACGACCGCGAGGTTGTTTTGAACGCGGTGATGGATCTCCGACAAGAGCATTTCCTTCTCCCGCAATGACTCACGGATTTTCTGCTGGGCCTGACGGTGCTCACTGATGTCGGTATGGATGGCATACACCGCTATAAGCTCATTCAGGTTGTTGAAAACCGGGCCGGCGCTGAGGTACAGGTCGACCGTTTTCCCGTCGCGCGTATTCAATGCGATATCGCCTTGCCAGTAATTTCCGGAAAAAAGCATTCTGGGGATGATATCCTTGAGGTTTTTGTCGGTATAGAGCTCGAAAATTCCACCGAGGCGGGTGACTTCCTCCGAACGGTAGCCCACCATATCAACAATCGCCTCATTGACGTACCACTGCCTGTCTTCCAGCGTATAAATGGCAATCCCGTCGTTAGACATTTCTATGACATTCTTGAACTTAAGCAGATCAAGCCGGGTCTGTTTCATCGCCGTCACATCGCGTCCGATGGTATAGATCACCCCCTCCTCAACAATCCACTCCGAGGGGTGCCAAACAATCCATTTCCAGATTCCTTCCCTGGTTCGCACACGCAGCTGGGTACTGATGTTTTTCAATCCGTTTTTTATGCTTTCAAAAGTCTGTGCGGCATCATCCACATCATCAGGATGGATGAATTCAGAAAACGGTCCGGAGGTCAGCTCCTCTTCCGAATAATTCAGAAGTTTGCAAAAAGACGGGTTTACTTTGATAAACCGGCCCTCTTCGGTCATGATGCCCAGCAGGTCAGGAGATCCGTTGAAGAAGCTGTTCATCTGGTGGGTGGCCTGTTTACGCTGTATATCGATGCCCGCCTGCAGGGAGATTTTCCGAAACAACTGATGGATTTCTTCGGTATCCGGAAATGGGTCTGGCCGATACAATACAAATACGGCGACCATCTTTTCATCCACCTCAACGGGAAAAGCCACTGCCGAGAGCTCCTTATCGGCGGGAAAGCGGTCTTTGCAGCCGGCATACTCAGAAGCAGTCAAGTTCTGGGTGAACTGCGTGGTCTGTCGCTCCAATACCAGGCCGGGAAGCCCCGTTCCCAGTTGCAGTTTTTCAGGCAGATCGCAGGCCGCCTTCGCTTCAATGGCATCGTTGATCCAGCGGGCCCGTACACCCAGATCCTCGCCGGAGTAATGAACCAGCCACGCCTCGGCTGCCTCCACATCAAACAACAAACCGATTTCCCGGATTACGTACAGCAGAGAGTCGTCCAGCTTTTCTATCCCGTGCATCACATGCAGCAGGTTGTAAATAATCTCATCTTGAAGAACTGGCATTTTCTCAATGTTCTTGTTTTGTATTCCGGCCGATGAAAAACTTCTCTTTCCCCGATTCCCGACAGAGGATTCCGGTCCGTGATGACAGCATATATGGCACATCTCAAAAGATAAGCGCATGGCTTAAATCCATCCCAGGTTGATGCAGGCTGCTGCCATAGTCCATTTGAACCGATTCCTCGATTATTTCCCAGTTTGTACAACCTGCCATACCGTCAGACATTGAATAATGTTACCGGCATTTTCCCCTCCCGGATAAGCAGGTATACCGTCGGGCAATACTTTAGATTTTTCTCAGACGTTGTATAAATTAGGATTTTATTATTGATTGACAAGGGGTTATATAAAAAATTTTAATATTTAATACCATGGTGATGATATGTCAATTAAGGGTACCATCCATTGCCATTACGTGTTGCTTTCCGTGATTGCCTGCCTGATTGCGGCAGGATGCGCTACACAACCGGATGCGGTTCGTGTATTGCACAAGACCATGCTGCCTGCCCATACAGGTGATGAAAGCCAGGGACAAATCAATCTTGAAGTACTGTTTTTATTGAATGAGGAAGGGGAAGTGACCAACCTTCGACTGCTCAATACAAGCGGCGATGCGGTGTGGGACCGTGCGGCAGTGGACTCCCTGCGGAAATGGACTTTTACCAAGCCCCCGGCCGGCAAGTCCGAGTATCTGTTCAAGAGCAGGATAGCCGTTCGCATCGAGTCCCCTGCCGGGGTTCCCGGGCCATCTGAGCTGTGGGGACCGGCGGCAAAAGTCGGATTGCTTTGGGCAGAAACGGAGGATCTGGCTGCAGCTTTGTATCAGCAGCTTGAAGACGGAGCGTCATTCCATAGCGTAATGACCTATATCGGGCAAACCGGCTCCGACTCCATGGAAGCCCGGATACTGGATACCTTTCCAGTTAACCGGTACCCGAAAAATGTCACAGAAGCGGTACGAAACCTCTCCAGCGGCGAGTACACACGGCCGATGGCGGTTCGTGACGGATATGTTATTGTCACATTCCTGCAAAACAGTCAGGGTACCGTTCTGATGCATCATCGCGACATCTGAGTCGTGACTGCGGTTTAACGGTATTGCCACCGTATAACGACACGGCTTTAACCGGCGGGGTGGATGGAATTGATACTGCCATCACGGGCAGCCGGCCTGCAGTTACGGGTGGATTGAGCTGCCGCCCTGAATTGGTCCGGCGACAGCCTTTCGTCATCACCGGCAAACAACCTGTTGCGTCATCACATCGGAGTAGATCTGCAACCCCTCGGTACGTGCCACATGAATTACATCTGAAAAACTACCGGCTTCGGGAAGGAGCTCTGTGAGCAGATTATCCCGTGAGTGGATTATTTCGGGATTGAAGATCACATCCTGCCTGCCGTCGAAAACAGCGATATAGAAAATTCCGGTTTCCACAAGATCCTGGAAAAAGTGGCTGCCATACGACAATTCCGGCATGAAGCCGGCAGCAGTTGAAGACACTTCACAGATCACCGACATGTGGCTCAGTTCGGAAAAATGGACCGGCACTCCCAGGGAAGCGGTCGTGGTTCCCCATCTACCCGGACCCACAAGCATGGCACTGCTGTTGCGGAGCAGCGCGTTGATTTTTCCGATTTGCCTGGCCACGGCAAACTTGTCCTGTTCCCGCCTCTCCCTGTAGGCCTGCGGATCCACGTAAACCACATGGTCTATGGGAAGGTGTACATTGCCCCCCATGAAGTTGCCTGTCTGCCGGATCAGGCATGTTTCATCGGCGGTTTGTTCGGGCATGGACACGGCGCGTCCCAGTCCGCGGGTCTGAAGCGGGCGGCACTGGACCAGGTTCACCTTGAACGCCCCCTCTTCGGTGAAGTTTGCGGTAAACTCCACATCCACAGGATACTCATAGACCTTGGACAACAATGCCAGCATATCTCTCATGAATCCGGGAAACGGGCTGCTTTCAAGCAGGCCCTGAAAGTCCAGCAGGTATGGCGCGGTATAGTTCCGTTGCCCAAGGCTGCGCATCCGCTGCTCCGTCTGGTAGTCGATGGTGGCGAATAGCGC contains these protein-coding regions:
- a CDS encoding PAS domain S-box protein — translated: MPVLQDEIIYNLLHVMHGIEKLDDSLLYVIREIGLLFDVEAAEAWLVHYSGEDLGVRARWINDAIEAKAACDLPEKLQLGTGLPGLVLERQTTQFTQNLTASEYAGCKDRFPADKELSAVAFPVEVDEKMVAVFVLYRPDPFPDTEEIHQLFRKISLQAGIDIQRKQATHQMNSFFNGSPDLLGIMTEEGRFIKVNPSFCKLLNYSEEELTSGPFSEFIHPDDVDDAAQTFESIKNGLKNISTQLRVRTREGIWKWIVWHPSEWIVEEGVIYTIGRDVTAMKQTRLDLLKFKNVIEMSNDGIAIYTLEDRQWYVNEAIVDMVGYRSEEVTRLGGIFELYTDKNLKDIIPRMLFSGNYWQGDIALNTRDGKTVDLYLSAGPVFNNLNELIAVYAIHTDISEHRQAQQKIRESLREKEMLLSEIHHRVQNNLAVVSSMLQLQALQEDQQVVNEKLLESSLRIKTIASIHEHLYQSDSFSKIDFKKNIAAQIAGIVETIASESDITVSFDCIDLDLNINQAITTSLIVNEVVTNIVKHAFRDREEGHIHVSLGKEGDRVMLEIRDNGQGVPGKEQLENSFEQSLGLHMINLLSKQLEATYRYTSGRENSFSLTFDKTDKKKGIGSADLF
- a CDS encoding TonB family protein; this translates as MSIKGTIHCHYVLLSVIACLIAAGCATQPDAVRVLHKTMLPAHTGDESQGQINLEVLFLLNEEGEVTNLRLLNTSGDAVWDRAAVDSLRKWTFTKPPAGKSEYLFKSRIAVRIESPAGVPGPSELWGPAAKVGLLWAETEDLAAALYQQLEDGASFHSVMTYIGQTGSDSMEARILDTFPVNRYPKNVTEAVRNLSSGEYTRPMAVRDGYVIVTFLQNSQGTVLMHHRDI